The Streptomyces pactum genome contains a region encoding:
- a CDS encoding peptidoglycan-binding protein, with product MPWPEAPDMEPGDVVNILGVDHVFYDEVMRTGGTVAWNNQNPGNIVRSGEAERYGAYPGKQNGGFAVFPDEATGFEAIRRYLARRGDRTISSVMHDYAPAKHGSNDPAAYAQKVAAALGVGTDTTLGSLDDGQLTTLASAIQQIEGWRPGQTHGPGALPGDVARWLADHPGRAERVAADQPFARRGTVAEGVKNIQRRLNGLGRTPPLDVDGNFGPRTDEAVRWFQANHGLTADGMVGNKTWRRLMEVPG from the coding sequence ATGCCTTGGCCTGAAGCACCGGACATGGAACCCGGTGATGTCGTCAATATCCTCGGTGTCGACCACGTCTTCTACGACGAAGTGATGCGCACCGGCGGCACCGTTGCCTGGAACAACCAGAATCCCGGGAACATCGTGCGTTCGGGGGAGGCGGAGAGATATGGTGCCTACCCCGGAAAGCAGAATGGCGGCTTCGCCGTCTTCCCCGACGAGGCGACGGGCTTCGAAGCCATCCGCCGCTATCTGGCACGACGCGGGGACAGGACGATCTCCTCGGTGATGCACGACTACGCCCCCGCGAAGCACGGCTCCAACGACCCCGCGGCGTACGCCCAGAAGGTCGCCGCCGCCCTCGGGGTCGGAACCGACACGACGCTGGGCTCCCTCGACGACGGCCAACTCACCACGCTCGCCTCCGCGATCCAGCAGATCGAGGGGTGGCGGCCCGGACAGACCCACGGCCCCGGCGCCCTGCCGGGAGACGTCGCGAGGTGGCTGGCCGACCACCCCGGCCGCGCCGAACGCGTCGCCGCGGACCAGCCGTTCGCCCGGCGGGGGACCGTGGCCGAAGGGGTGAAGAACATCCAGCGGCGCCTGAACGGGCTCGGCCGCACCCCGCCCCTCGACGTCGACGGAAACTTCGGCCCGCGCACCGACGAGGCCGTGCGCTGGTTCCAGGCGAACCACGGTCTGACCGCGGACGGCATGGTCGGCAACAAGACGTGGCGGCGGCTCATGGAAGTCCCGGGCTGA
- a CDS encoding esterase/lipase family protein gives MAEIPIVYVRGYAGGTSGVNSVVKDPFYGFNEGSTHVRVGPQNKPEFHQFESPLLRLHLDEGYEILVQGSQEAYLDRHDDIPAASIWVHRFYDESATTWGGEPREFRLEDAASDLLRLIDTLRAKTKAPRVHLVAHSMGGLVCRCLLQKILPDLGRAPADCVDKLFTYGTPHGGITFDVGLGAVERLRDAIGFNGADIFGPQRMYEYLTPEAELARQPDPPHGWSAREMPDGPGSFPVSRVFCLVGTNPTDYEVALGLSSFAVGARSDGLVRIDNAYVPRAHRAYVYRSHSGRYGLVNAEEGYQNLRRFLFGDTRVEADLVDHRLSGEGEHVTWQAEVKLAVRGLPVVLHERQAAQWCPLPLPPPDADGAPAAPVTLATTFLRSGASRPADSTTMRYALEVRILSLRTRDGLLWFKDHLEQTADFSDTLIVDIGTNETGRPGVWADWNSVIAGTIRDHRATGTPRPADDEESGGGVWRVHVPLPDSARSILGERAAIRLTATPWE, from the coding sequence ATGGCAGAGATCCCCATCGTCTACGTCAGGGGATACGCAGGCGGTACCTCCGGTGTGAACAGTGTCGTCAAGGATCCGTTCTACGGATTCAACGAGGGATCGACACATGTCAGGGTGGGGCCGCAGAACAAACCAGAATTCCACCAGTTCGAAAGCCCCTTGCTGCGCCTGCACCTCGACGAGGGCTACGAGATCCTCGTCCAGGGAAGCCAGGAGGCCTACCTCGACAGGCACGACGACATCCCGGCCGCGAGCATCTGGGTGCACCGCTTCTACGACGAGTCCGCGACCACATGGGGCGGCGAACCCCGCGAGTTCCGTCTCGAGGACGCCGCGTCCGATCTGCTGCGGCTCATCGACACCCTCAGGGCGAAGACGAAGGCACCCCGGGTCCACCTGGTGGCGCACTCCATGGGCGGGCTCGTCTGCCGCTGCCTGCTGCAGAAGATCCTGCCCGACCTCGGCCGAGCACCGGCGGACTGCGTGGACAAACTGTTCACCTACGGCACCCCGCACGGCGGCATCACCTTCGACGTCGGTCTCGGCGCCGTCGAGCGGCTGCGCGACGCCATCGGTTTCAACGGGGCGGACATCTTCGGACCGCAGCGCATGTACGAGTACCTGACCCCGGAGGCAGAACTGGCACGGCAGCCCGATCCGCCGCACGGCTGGAGCGCGCGAGAGATGCCCGACGGGCCGGGCTCCTTCCCCGTCTCGCGCGTGTTCTGCCTCGTCGGTACCAATCCCACGGACTACGAGGTGGCGCTCGGCCTGTCCTCGTTCGCCGTCGGCGCCCGCAGCGACGGGCTGGTGCGGATCGACAACGCCTACGTGCCACGCGCCCACCGGGCCTACGTGTACCGCAGTCACAGCGGCCGGTACGGGTTGGTGAACGCCGAGGAGGGCTACCAGAACCTGCGGCGTTTCCTCTTCGGCGACACCAGGGTCGAGGCCGACCTCGTCGACCACCGGCTGTCCGGCGAGGGCGAGCACGTCACCTGGCAGGCGGAGGTGAAACTGGCCGTGCGCGGCCTGCCCGTCGTCTTGCACGAACGGCAGGCCGCCCAGTGGTGCCCGCTCCCGCTGCCGCCGCCCGATGCCGACGGCGCGCCCGCCGCGCCCGTCACCCTCGCCACCACCTTCCTGCGAAGCGGCGCCTCCCGTCCCGCCGACAGCACCACCATGCGCTACGCCCTGGAGGTGCGGATCCTCTCGCTGCGGACGCGTGACGGGCTCCTGTGGTTCAAGGACCACCTGGAGCAGACCGCCGACTTCTCCGACACCCTCATCGTCGACATCGGCACGAACGAGACCGGCCGTCCCGGCGTGTGGGCGGACTGGAACTCGGTCATCGCCGGCACGATCCGCGACCACCGGGCCACCGGAACGCCGCGTCCCGCCGACGACGAGGAGTCGGGCGGCGGAGTGTGGCGGGTCCACGTTCCCCTGCCCGACTCGGCACGGTCGATTCTGGGTGAGAGGGCCGCGATCCGGCTCACCGCGACACCGTGGGAATGA
- a CDS encoding peptidoglycan-binding protein — translation MSAFTIDVSNPFPSGFTGGMGGPGTGGHQPPEWYIEYGMDLGAGASTAVHAAFDAHVTKYSPHDPSADNEKVYGAQMFMRAPNDMMGGFYTHLTNVPEGLAVGSRVSRGDVLGHVHRFPPTASHLHLALVEIIGGAPGGRYQGVDLYQAFLDTANTGTVTPVTFRQDGSPPVSGGGGGGGGGGSKVFHLGSTRGVQEALAALGFDPGAADGLDGPKTRAATTAFQGSHGLAQDGICGSATRVALATALRARGLQAEGG, via the coding sequence GTGTCCGCATTCACCATTGACGTGTCGAATCCGTTCCCCAGCGGGTTCACCGGTGGTATGGGTGGCCCCGGAACGGGAGGGCACCAGCCTCCCGAGTGGTACATCGAGTACGGCATGGACCTCGGCGCGGGTGCGAGCACGGCGGTGCACGCCGCGTTCGACGCCCATGTCACCAAGTACAGCCCGCACGACCCCTCGGCCGACAACGAGAAGGTCTACGGCGCCCAGATGTTCATGCGCGCCCCGAACGACATGATGGGCGGCTTCTACACCCATCTCACGAACGTCCCGGAGGGGCTGGCCGTCGGCTCGCGGGTGTCCCGGGGGGACGTGCTCGGGCACGTCCACCGGTTCCCGCCCACGGCCTCGCATCTGCATCTGGCGCTGGTCGAGATCATCGGGGGCGCCCCCGGCGGCCGGTATCAGGGTGTCGATCTGTACCAGGCCTTCCTGGACACGGCGAACACCGGGACGGTCACCCCGGTCACCTTCCGTCAGGACGGGTCGCCGCCGGTTTCCGGAGGGGGCGGAGGCGGCGGGGGCGGGGGTTCGAAGGTGTTCCACCTCGGGTCGACGCGCGGCGTGCAGGAGGCACTGGCGGCCCTCGGCTTCGACCCCGGCGCCGCCGACGGCCTCGACGGTCCGAAGACCCGGGCGGCGACGACGGCGTTCCAGGGCAGCCACGGCCTGGCACAGGACGGCATCTGCGGAAGCGCGACCCGCGTGGCCCTGGCGACGGCCCTGCGGGCGCGGGGGCTGCAGGCCGAGGGCGGATGA
- a CDS encoding MFS transporter, whose translation MKGTLTQVRTYERSVQLLMVNQFTINLGFYMLMPYLATHLAGPLGLAGWLVGLILGVRNFSQQGMFLVGGTLADRLGYKPMIFAGMVLRVIGFAMLGLVESVPALIAASALTGLAGALFNPATRAYLAADAGDRRVEAFALFNVFYQAGILLGPLVGMVLTGLDFRITCLTAAGIFAVLSVVQIRALPARRADDANGRADGRRESVPAQWRSILANRPFLLFSVAMIGSYVMSFQVYLALPLEVRRLGGEGDFGTAAVAVLFAVSGLSTVLGQTKVTAWCKARTQPGRALGLGLLTMGAAFLPLLAATAVPVPDGGVGRWLLAAVPPTLAAFLLALGTMIAYPFEMDTIVSLSGGRLVATHYGLYNTICGVGITLGNLLTGAALDAARAAGMAALPWLTLAALGLACAAALYGLDRTGRLKPPAPSVPATA comes from the coding sequence GTGAAGGGAACCCTCACGCAGGTCCGCACCTACGAGCGAAGCGTCCAGCTATTGATGGTCAATCAGTTCACCATCAACCTCGGCTTCTACATGCTGATGCCGTACCTGGCCACGCACCTGGCCGGGCCCCTCGGACTGGCCGGATGGCTCGTGGGCCTGATCCTCGGCGTGCGGAACTTCAGCCAGCAGGGCATGTTCCTGGTCGGCGGCACGCTGGCCGACCGGCTCGGCTACAAGCCGATGATCTTCGCGGGGATGGTACTGCGCGTCATCGGTTTCGCCATGCTCGGGCTCGTCGAATCGGTGCCCGCGCTGATCGCCGCGTCCGCCCTGACGGGACTGGCCGGCGCCCTGTTCAACCCGGCCACCCGCGCCTACCTCGCGGCGGACGCGGGGGACCGGCGGGTCGAGGCGTTCGCCCTGTTCAACGTCTTCTACCAGGCCGGCATCCTGCTCGGCCCGCTGGTCGGCATGGTGCTCACGGGGCTCGACTTCCGGATCACCTGCCTGACGGCGGCCGGTATCTTCGCGGTCCTGAGCGTCGTGCAGATCCGGGCCCTGCCGGCGCGCCGGGCCGACGACGCGAACGGCCGGGCGGACGGCCGCCGGGAGAGTGTGCCGGCGCAGTGGCGGAGCATCCTGGCCAACCGGCCGTTCCTGCTGTTCTCGGTCGCCATGATCGGCTCGTACGTGATGTCGTTCCAGGTCTATCTCGCGTTGCCGCTGGAGGTGCGGCGACTGGGCGGCGAGGGGGACTTCGGAACCGCGGCGGTCGCGGTCCTGTTCGCCGTCTCCGGGCTGAGCACCGTCCTCGGCCAGACGAAGGTGACCGCCTGGTGCAAGGCGCGCACGCAGCCCGGCCGCGCGCTCGGCTTGGGCCTGCTGACCATGGGAGCCGCGTTCCTGCCGCTGCTCGCGGCCACGGCCGTACCGGTACCCGACGGCGGGGTCGGGCGCTGGCTGCTCGCCGCCGTACCGCCGACGCTGGCCGCGTTTCTGCTGGCGCTGGGGACCATGATCGCCTACCCGTTCGAGATGGACACCATCGTCAGCCTCTCCGGTGGCCGCCTCGTCGCCACCCACTACGGGCTCTACAACACCATCTGCGGCGTCGGCATCACCCTCGGCAATCTGCTCACCGGAGCCGCGCTCGACGCCGCCCGTGCCGCGGGCATGGCGGCGCTGCCGTGGCTCACGCTGGCAGCCCTCGGCCTCGCCTGTGCCGCCGCTCTGTACGGGCTGGACCGAACCGGCCGCCTGAAGCCGCCGGCACCGTCCGTGCCCGCCACCGCCTGA
- a CDS encoding PLP-dependent cysteine synthase family protein: MHSPKATPLTKTGRAALSGLVGNTPLLHVGEPFAPTGRGFWAKLEGFNPGGIKDRPGLHMVERARARGDLRPGGRIIESTSGTLGLGLALAGMVYGHPVTLVTDPGLETPMTRLLTAYGAQVDVVCDPHPAGGWQQARRDRVTQLLRQHTDAWCPDQYNNPDNTSAYTPLALELAAGLAHIDMLVCSVGTGGHSAGVSRVLQHLYPGLKLVGVDTIGSTIFGQPARPRLMRGLGSSIYPRNVAYDNFSEVHWVAPAEAVWACRRLASSHYATGGWSVGAVALVAGWLARTTPADTRIAAIFPDGPQRYLGTVYDDDYCAAHGLLGSPPGPEPELIGRLDEKEVTRWTRCVSVVDPLVLAGDAGVREPEAAGQAPSEADAEGDR, encoded by the coding sequence ATGCACTCTCCGAAAGCCACCCCCCTCACCAAGACCGGCCGCGCCGCCCTTTCGGGGCTGGTCGGCAACACGCCCCTCCTCCACGTCGGCGAGCCGTTCGCTCCCACCGGTCGGGGGTTCTGGGCGAAACTGGAAGGCTTCAACCCCGGCGGCATCAAGGACCGCCCCGGCCTGCACATGGTCGAACGCGCCCGGGCCCGCGGCGACCTGCGGCCCGGGGGCCGGATCATCGAGTCCACCAGCGGCACCCTCGGCCTCGGCCTGGCCCTGGCCGGCATGGTCTACGGCCACCCGGTCACCCTGGTCACCGACCCGGGCCTGGAGACACCCATGACCCGCCTCCTGACCGCGTACGGCGCCCAGGTCGACGTCGTCTGCGACCCCCACCCCGCCGGGGGCTGGCAGCAGGCCCGCCGCGACCGTGTCACCCAGCTCCTGCGGCAGCACACCGACGCGTGGTGCCCGGACCAGTACAACAACCCCGACAACACCTCGGCGTACACCCCGCTCGCCCTGGAACTGGCCGCCGGACTCGCCCACATCGACATGCTGGTGTGCAGCGTCGGCACCGGCGGCCACTCCGCCGGCGTCTCGCGGGTCCTTCAGCACCTCTACCCCGGCCTGAAGCTCGTGGGTGTGGACACCATCGGTTCCACGATATTCGGCCAGCCCGCCCGTCCCCGCCTGATGCGGGGGCTCGGGTCGAGCATCTATCCCCGCAACGTCGCCTATGACAACTTCTCCGAGGTGCACTGGGTCGCCCCGGCAGAGGCGGTCTGGGCCTGCCGGCGGCTGGCCTCGTCGCACTACGCCACCGGTGGGTGGAGTGTCGGCGCGGTCGCCCTGGTCGCCGGCTGGCTCGCACGCACCACGCCCGCGGACACCCGGATCGCCGCGATCTTCCCGGACGGGCCGCAACGCTACCTGGGCACGGTGTACGACGACGACTACTGCGCCGCCCACGGTCTGCTCGGCTCCCCACCCGGGCCCGAACCGGAGCTGATCGGCCGTCTGGACGAGAAGGAAGTCACCCGCTGGACCCGGTGCGTCAGCGTGGTGGACCCGCTCGTCCTGGCCGGGGACGCGGGTGTGCGAGAGCCGGAGGCCGCCGGGCAGGCGCCGTCCGAGGCGGATGCGGAGGGGGACCGGTGA
- a CDS encoding NAD(P)/FAD-dependent oxidoreductase yields the protein MPANQDVVKDPAGKRVRADVCVIGSGIVGLINTIALAKRGLSVVCIDQPTEKQQESYKVGESLLIFSNAFLRTLGDLDDSLNKSFQKAGFWMAHGLEGRTSFDDGVSEWGFQSKLPERWYEKFTNPYFPRVMFQDSQIVRPEIEAELRERAGAMDGVTLLNRGLVRDIELGDDTSDHVLTWVSRNKKETGEIAARWMVDCSGRARLLARKYDHDLPLDEEFRTTAAWAQFRNCDDSLFDDRWNYRFPDGDVARRDRNTLHLWGDGYWIWLIRLAGDRVSIGVSYHRGRPPEDGNAREVFWKVLRRYPMLDWLKEEDVLEFSAYRDVQHCTDTFVSPKRYAMVGDASSIIDAYYSQGISLSMTASWHVANIAQRDIRDGTLDRDYLDHVNRAATADWRIMRSMVRSKFSPAIADSRFFVLDHLLDLTIFGAAMLGRFRVSRWLMETGGRTSQETSEHAALREGLGRRLFLSQSAPWHHVDPHVVASVVERWHRSLERHAVWRLDSGVRLPAVKAGLRAHAAVPGVWKLPLKQRADAVDMTLPAPAREPEFLQVRGDEYRPVHMAVSGTALLTLASVATLVDVADTQVRKLRGLAGTLRRRKAGW from the coding sequence GTGCCCGCCAACCAGGACGTGGTCAAGGACCCGGCAGGCAAACGCGTGCGAGCCGATGTGTGTGTCATCGGGTCCGGCATCGTCGGACTGATCAACACCATCGCTCTCGCCAAGCGTGGACTGTCCGTCGTCTGTATCGACCAGCCCACCGAGAAGCAGCAGGAGAGCTACAAGGTCGGCGAGTCCCTGCTGATCTTCTCCAACGCCTTCCTGCGCACGCTCGGCGACTTGGACGACTCGCTCAACAAGTCGTTCCAGAAGGCGGGCTTCTGGATGGCCCACGGCCTGGAGGGCCGCACCTCCTTCGACGACGGCGTCTCCGAGTGGGGTTTCCAGAGCAAGTTGCCCGAGCGCTGGTACGAGAAGTTCACCAACCCCTACTTCCCGCGTGTCATGTTCCAGGACTCGCAGATCGTCCGACCCGAGATCGAGGCCGAGCTGCGCGAGCGGGCCGGCGCCATGGACGGCGTCACGCTGCTGAACCGCGGGCTGGTGCGCGACATCGAACTCGGCGACGACACCTCGGACCACGTCCTGACCTGGGTGTCGCGCAACAAGAAGGAGACCGGCGAGATCGCCGCACGCTGGATGGTCGACTGTTCGGGACGCGCACGTCTGCTCGCCCGCAAGTACGACCACGACCTGCCCTTGGACGAGGAGTTCAGGACCACCGCCGCATGGGCGCAGTTCAGGAACTGCGACGACTCGCTCTTCGACGACCGCTGGAACTACCGGTTCCCCGACGGGGACGTGGCGCGCCGGGACCGCAACACGCTCCACCTGTGGGGCGACGGCTACTGGATCTGGCTCATCCGGCTGGCCGGGGACCGGGTCAGCATCGGCGTCTCCTACCACCGCGGCCGCCCGCCGGAGGACGGCAACGCACGCGAGGTGTTCTGGAAGGTCCTGCGCCGCTATCCCATGCTGGACTGGCTCAAGGAGGAGGACGTCCTCGAGTTCAGCGCCTACCGGGACGTTCAGCACTGCACCGACACCTTCGTCTCGCCGAAGCGGTACGCGATGGTGGGCGACGCCTCGTCGATCATCGATGCCTACTACAGCCAGGGCATCTCCCTGTCGATGACCGCCTCCTGGCACGTGGCGAACATCGCGCAGCGCGACATCCGGGACGGCACTCTCGACCGCGACTACCTGGACCACGTCAACCGCGCGGCGACCGCGGACTGGCGCATCATGCGCTCGATGGTGCGCTCCAAGTTCAGTCCGGCGATCGCGGACAGCCGCTTCTTCGTCCTCGACCACCTCCTGGACCTGACGATCTTCGGAGCGGCGATGCTCGGCCGGTTCCGCGTCTCGCGGTGGCTGATGGAGACCGGCGGCCGCACGAGCCAGGAGACATCGGAGCACGCGGCCCTGCGTGAAGGGCTCGGCCGCCGGCTCTTCCTGTCGCAGTCGGCGCCCTGGCACCACGTCGACCCGCATGTGGTCGCATCGGTGGTGGAGCGGTGGCACCGCAGCCTGGAGCGCCATGCCGTCTGGCGCCTGGACAGCGGGGTGAGGCTGCCCGCGGTCAAGGCGGGTCTGCGGGCGCACGCCGCCGTGCCGGGCGTCTGGAAGCTGCCACTCAAGCAGCGCGCCGACGCGGTCGACATGACGCTGCCCGCGCCGGCCAGGGAGCCGGAGTTCCTGCAGGTGAGGGGAGACGAGTACCGGCCCGTGCACATGGCGGTCTCCGGCACCGCGCTGCTCACTCTCGCGTCCGTCGCCACCCTCGTGGACGTCGCGGATACCCAGGTGCGCAAGCTGCGCGGGCTCGCCGGAACGCTCCGCCGGCGCAAGGCGGGCTGGTGA
- a CDS encoding flavin reductase family protein: MTETRIVREDIDMRALMTGFPTGVCVVTSLDDGVPWGMTCTSLCSVALDPPTLLVCLRRGSPTLGAVLASRAFAINLLHDEARSSAELFASGAADRFDRIAWRADDGACGPHLVLSAHTVADCEVSEASEVGDHVVIMGRVRRVSILQSQQPLLYGLRRYATWPQAVADTDPHLDFIN; encoded by the coding sequence ATGACCGAGACGAGGATCGTGCGGGAGGACATCGACATGCGCGCGCTGATGACGGGGTTCCCCACCGGCGTCTGCGTCGTGACGTCCCTGGACGACGGCGTCCCCTGGGGTATGACCTGCACCTCCCTGTGCAGCGTCGCCCTCGATCCGCCGACGCTCCTGGTGTGTCTGCGCCGCGGCAGCCCGACCCTGGGCGCCGTCCTGGCCAGCAGGGCGTTCGCGATCAACCTGCTGCACGACGAGGCCCGGTCGTCCGCGGAACTCTTCGCGTCCGGCGCCGCCGACCGCTTCGACCGCATCGCCTGGCGGGCCGACGACGGCGCCTGCGGACCGCACCTGGTGCTCTCCGCCCACACCGTCGCCGACTGCGAGGTCAGCGAGGCGAGCGAGGTCGGCGACCATGTCGTGATCATGGGCCGGGTACGGCGCGTGAGCATCCTCCAGTCCCAGCAGCCCCTCCTGTACGGCCTGCGTCGGTACGCGACCTGGCCCCAGGCCGTGGCCGACACCGACCCCCATCTCGACTTCATCAACTAG
- a CDS encoding thioesterase II family protein, which translates to MSAFIRPRRNDDPALRLVVCHHAGGSGSAYFPLAAHVPADWDVLLVDLPGRGRRHRETPLRDMGAMAARVTEDVLPWTGPPLALFGHSMGAVVAVETALALEKRGTPVVWVGVSGRLAPADCRPVAHLDPRLPDEELMAGLSAMGGIPDRFDEVPEFRRHFLRLVRHDLTALGTVRPNAPARGLAAPLTAFGATRDALAPVGLLANWAAETSGSFTRQVFEGGHFHFFEDGFAALGRSLADEARCALRALDPIPTGGPA; encoded by the coding sequence GTGAGCGCCTTCATCCGCCCCCGGCGCAACGACGACCCGGCGCTGCGCCTGGTGGTCTGCCACCACGCCGGCGGTTCCGGCAGTGCCTACTTCCCGCTGGCCGCACACGTGCCCGCGGACTGGGACGTACTCCTCGTCGACCTGCCGGGCCGCGGCCGCAGGCACCGCGAGACACCACTGCGCGACATGGGAGCCATGGCGGCCCGGGTCACCGAGGACGTGCTGCCGTGGACCGGTCCGCCGCTCGCGCTCTTCGGGCACAGCATGGGCGCCGTCGTCGCGGTGGAGACCGCCCTCGCCCTGGAGAAGCGCGGGACACCCGTCGTCTGGGTCGGTGTGTCCGGGCGGCTCGCGCCCGCGGACTGCCGACCCGTCGCCCATCTCGACCCGCGGCTGCCCGACGAGGAACTGATGGCGGGGCTCAGCGCGATGGGCGGCATCCCGGACCGCTTCGACGAAGTACCCGAGTTCCGCCGTCACTTCCTGCGCCTGGTCCGCCACGACCTGACCGCGCTCGGCACGGTGCGGCCGAACGCCCCGGCCCGCGGGCTCGCCGCCCCGCTCACCGCCTTCGGCGCCACGCGCGACGCACTCGCGCCCGTGGGACTGCTGGCCAACTGGGCCGCCGAGACGAGCGGTTCCTTCACCCGGCAGGTCTTCGAAGGCGGCCACTTCCACTTCTTCGAGGACGGCTTCGCCGCGCTGGGCCGGTCCCTCGCGGACGAGGCCCGGTGCGCGCTGCGTGCCCTCGATCCGATCCCGACAGGAGGCCCGGCATGA